The Candidatus Dormiibacterota bacterium sequence CAATGCGTTCGCTCCGAGGCAGGCGTAACCGGGCCGATGCCTGGCGACCCTCCGAAGTTTCCCGCCGAGGAGCTACGTGCAGTCGCGCGCGACGATCGCGAGGCGCACCGGCACATCGACGCGCTACACCGGGAACTCGGCTCCGATCATCCAACTCGCGAAGCGATCGACGAGCACGTTGGCGCGCTTCGCAAGCGTGCACCGATCGGCGCGATCGTCGCGAACTGGTTCGACGATCCGCGCACGCAGATATTCATCAACGAAATCGTCCAAGCGGGACTGTAGCGAAGCAATCGAGCCCGGGCCTCGTAAAATCGGCGAGAAGATAGCGTTCAGGTAGCGTAAGGACGCTCCCGAGCCGTCCCTCGCTCGCCGAACTCTCGCATATGAGGCAGGCCTTTTACCAACTCCTCGAAGACGACGCTGCAGCTACGCTGGTCGAATATGCCCTCGTGATCGCGCTCGTTGGGGTTGCTGCGATTGTGGCCCTCAAGAAGCTCGACAGGCGGCTCGTGCACGTGTTTACGCTCATCAGGGCGAGCATCAAGAAAGGCTAGCCGCTTACCGGCTCAGGCGTTGCGAGCGCTGCGGCATATTCCCAAGACGTCGCGCCGCGTCACGATGCCCGCTCGACAGTGTCGGTCGCGCAGGACGTATTCTACCGTCGGTGGACGCGCCGGGTTATCTCTCGCGAGTAGCGCGTGTCGACCGGTCGCGGATCACGTGCGGCGAGCTTCGCCTGCGCGGTAGCGGTAGACGATTCGTCCTTTCGTGAGATCGTACGGCGAGATCTCGACGTCGACGCGGTCGCCGGGAAGAATCTTGATGCGATGGCGCCGCAGGCGCCCGGCAATGTGCGCGAGGATGACGTGCCCGTTGTCCAGCTCGACGGAGAAGGTCGTGCTCGGAAAGACCTGCTTGATGGTGCCGAAAACCTCGAGAGGAGCCTCTTTCGTATCTTGGCTAGGCGCCTTCGGGACGCGAGGCTCGGGTCGGCGGCGCCTATTTCTGGAACCCGCTATGGTCTCTTCTCCTCTGCAAAAAAACGGAACGAGGGCGGTTTTAGATACTATCCCATAATTCGTTGGTCGAGGCAAGGCAGATGGGCAGGCGGACGCGCGACGCCGAATGGCACTCGGAATGGCTTTGGTTCCTCGGCTCGCAGCAATCGCTACCAGCGTACCCTCATACGTGCTCGAACAGGACGACGTCGTGCAACGCGTGCGCGCGATCTTCAAGGGCGAGGCGCTCGTGCAACGTCTCTTGCCCGTCTTCGAGAACAGCGGCATACGGCGCCGCTACTCGTGCGTGCCCGTCGAGTGGTATTACGAGCCGCACGATTGGAAGGACCGCAACGCCGTCTACCTCGATTGCGCAGTGCCGCTACTCGAACGGGCCGCAAGCGACGTGCTCGAGCGCGCCGGCGCGCGCGTCGACGACGTCGCGGCGATCGTCGCCGTCTCGACGACCGGGGTTGCGACGCCGAGCCTGGACGCGCTGCTCGTGGAACGCATGGGATTTCCCCGCACCGTTCGGCGGTTGCCGATCTTCGGTCTCGGCTGCGCGGGCGGCGCGCTCGGACTCGCGCGTGCGGCGAGCGTCGCGCGCGACATGCCGGGGAAGAGCGTGCTCTTTCTCGTCGTCGAGCTGTGCACGCTCTCGTTCCGGCGCGAAGAGGTCACGAAGAGTAACGTCGTGGCAAACGCGCTCTTCGGCGACGGTGCCGCAGCCGCGCTGCTCTCGACGCAGGCGCGCGGTCCCGCGATCGTCGCCTCGGGCGAGCATCTCTTCGAGGACAGCCTCGACGTCATGGGCTGGGACGTTGCGGCCGACGGATTGCGAGCGATCTTCTCGCGCGACATCCCGGCGCTGGTCGCTACGCGCTTTCGCGGCGTACTCGACGCCTATCTCGCGGAACAGGACCTCACGATGCAGGACGTCGATCACGTCATTCCGCATCCCGGCGGCGTGAAAGTGCTCGATGCGCTCGAGCGTGCCTTCGGCCTTGCGCCCGGCGCGCTCGACGACTCGCGTGCGGTGCTGCGCGAGTACGGAAACATGTCGGCGGCAACCGTGCTCTTCGTGCTCGAGCGCGCGCTTTCGCATGGTGCGCTGCGTGGCGACGACTGGAATCGCGCGTTGGTGACGGCGATGGGTCCCGGCTTCACCGCGGGTTTCGTCACGCTCGAACGATGAGCATCTCGCCCGTCTACGCGATCCTCGCGCTCGTCGGCGTACAGCGCGTCGCGGAGGTGGTGTACGCCGAGCGCAACGCGCGCGCACTGCGTGCTCGCGGCGGCGTCGAGATCGCGGCGTGGCAGCACCCGTTCTTCGTTGCGCTGCACGCGGCGTGGTTTCTCTCGATGGCGTGGCTCGTTCCGGCCGGCGCGGCGGTGAACTGGTACCTCGTCGGCGGCTACGCGCTCTTGCAACTCGCGCGCGCGTGGGTGCTCGCGACGCTCGGAGCACGCTGGACGACGCGCCTGATCGTGCTTCCCGGCGTTCCGCTCGTACGCGCGGGGCCGTACCGCATCATGCGCCATCCCAACTACGCGATCGTCGTGCTCGAGATTGCGCTGTTGCCCGCGGCGTTCGGCGCGTATTGGATCGCGGGTACGTTCACGCTCTTGAACGCGCTCTTGTTAACGTGGCGCGTTCGCGCGGAAGACGCCGCCCTGGCCGCCGGGCGCGCGGGCTGAGATCCGCGCCTCGATGGCCGTCGTTCCCGCGACTGCGCAGACCATCCGCCGCGCCGCGCAGACGTTGCGCGATGGAGGCGTCGTGGCGTTCCCCACCGAGACGGTCTACGGCTTGGCTGCTCTCGCGCTCGACGCCCATGCGGCGGCGCGCATCTTCGAGATCAAAGAACGGCCCTCGTTCGATCCGCTCATCGTGCACGTGAGCGACGAAGATATGCTCGCCCTCGTTGCACGCGAGATCTCGCCGGAGGCGCGCGCGCTGATGCGCCGCTTCTGGCCCGGAGCTCTCACGATCGTGCTCCCGCGTGCCGACGCCGTGCCAGGGATCGTTACCGCCGGCTTGCCGACGGTGGCGGTGCGCATGCCCTCCCATCCGGTCGCGCTCGCGCTCCTGCGCGAAACCGGCGCTCCGATCGCCGCTCCGAGTGCGAACCGCTTCGGTGGCCTGACACCGACGCGCGCGCAACACGTGGAAAAGATGCTCGGGCAGCGCGTGGAGTGCATTCTCGACGCCGGCCCGACGCAGCTCGGGGTCGAGTCGACGATCGTGCGGCTCGATCCGCGCCCCGCGCTGCTTCGTCCCGGCGCGATCGCCGCGGAGGAAATCGAAGCGATCGTGGGTCCGCTGGAGCGCAACGTGGACGAGCGCGGCGCGCCGCTCGCGCCGGGGCGGCTCGCCCATCATTACGCACCGGCGACGCCGTTGCGCGTCGTCGCGAGCGCCGGCGTCCCCCCGGCCGAGCGCCACGGATCGGGATACCTTGCATTCCAGCATGCTCCGCAGGGCTACGCAGCCGTGCGCGTGCTCTCTCCGAGCGGCGATCTCGGCGATGCGGCGGCGCGCCTCTTCGACCTGCTTCACGAGCTCGACGCACTGGGGCTCGAACGCATCGACGCCGAGCCGGTACCCGAGCGAGGGCTCGGGCTCGCGATCATGGACCGCCTCCGCCGCGCCGCGGCATAGTGCCCTGGTCGAGGAATCGAGCGCGCCGGTGCCAATACCATAACGTCATGCCGATGCGCCTTCGACGCCTCTTGTGCGTCGCATACGTCGTACTCTTTGCGCTCGTTGCGTTTACCGCGCATCCGGTCGTGGCGCAGACCGAACTCTCCGCGAAAGCCTCGCAAGACGTCGATGAGAGCTTCCATTTGCTGGAGCAGACCGCGTATCGTCAGATCGGCGCGCAACGCATCTTCGATGCGGCGCGTGCGGGACTGCTCGCGTATGCGCGCAAGCACGGCGCGAACGCCGACGTTCCCGTCGTGCGCGACTCTGGCGACGACGCGCACGCGCTGAGCGATCTCGATGCAGCGATCGAGAATACGGCAGCGGCCGCGCATGGCGACGCGACGGATTACGCGTACGCCGCGATCGCCGGCATGGCCGGCGCATTCGACGATCGCTATACGG is a genomic window containing:
- a CDS encoding Flp family type IVb pilin — protein: MRQAFYQLLEDDAAATLVEYALVIALVGVAAIVALKKLDRRLVHVFTLIRASIKKG
- a CDS encoding 3-oxoacyl-[acyl-carrier-protein] synthase III C-terminal domain-containing protein codes for the protein MALGMALVPRLAAIATSVPSYVLEQDDVVQRVRAIFKGEALVQRLLPVFENSGIRRRYSCVPVEWYYEPHDWKDRNAVYLDCAVPLLERAASDVLERAGARVDDVAAIVAVSTTGVATPSLDALLVERMGFPRTVRRLPIFGLGCAGGALGLARAASVARDMPGKSVLFLVVELCTLSFRREEVTKSNVVANALFGDGAAAALLSTQARGPAIVASGEHLFEDSLDVMGWDVAADGLRAIFSRDIPALVATRFRGVLDAYLAEQDLTMQDVDHVIPHPGGVKVLDALERAFGLAPGALDDSRAVLREYGNMSAATVLFVLERALSHGALRGDDWNRALVTAMGPGFTAGFVTLER
- a CDS encoding isoprenylcysteine carboxylmethyltransferase family protein, whose translation is MSISPVYAILALVGVQRVAEVVYAERNARALRARGGVEIAAWQHPFFVALHAAWFLSMAWLVPAGAAVNWYLVGGYALLQLARAWVLATLGARWTTRLIVLPGVPLVRAGPYRIMRHPNYAIVVLEIALLPAAFGAYWIAGTFTLLNALLLTWRVRAEDAALAAGRAG
- a CDS encoding L-threonylcarbamoyladenylate synthase, which produces MAVVPATAQTIRRAAQTLRDGGVVAFPTETVYGLAALALDAHAAARIFEIKERPSFDPLIVHVSDEDMLALVAREISPEARALMRRFWPGALTIVLPRADAVPGIVTAGLPTVAVRMPSHPVALALLRETGAPIAAPSANRFGGLTPTRAQHVEKMLGQRVECILDAGPTQLGVESTIVRLDPRPALLRPGAIAAEEIEAIVGPLERNVDERGAPLAPGRLAHHYAPATPLRVVASAGVPPAERHGSGYLAFQHAPQGYAAVRVLSPSGDLGDAAARLFDLLHELDALGLERIDAEPVPERGLGLAIMDRLRRAAA